A part of Myxococcales bacterium genomic DNA contains:
- a CDS encoding RHS repeat protein yields the protein MSRVWAFSLPFVLVLCLSLLLAACGGGRLYAMRPAGDADPRTPDGVTRMAYDGASRTWTTTTPGGRTLTATLDAEGRVVRSQLPGFPATDRVYDARSRLASATTGTRRTTFAYGAAGALASVEDTLGRRVGIERDGALRATAFVHTDGAKSAYAWSAMDDLTLVTPPGKGAHALTYGKDGQLATYLAPGASPIAMGYDGDRDLAKITHEDGTATDIARDSAGRPSRLVYAGGEVSFAYDATSGQLRTLTNSSAQGPQGLAFGWDGALLREVTATGVAPGVVSFTYDTMLRRATESASGNAVSYGYDADGLLTRAGTTFLTREPASAPSRA from the coding sequence GTGTCTCGGGTCTGGGCGTTCTCCTTGCCGTTCGTCTTGGTGCTCTGCCTGAGCCTGCTGCTTGCGGCGTGCGGTGGCGGCAGGCTCTACGCTATGCGCCCGGCGGGCGACGCCGATCCTCGCACACCCGACGGCGTGACGCGCATGGCGTACGACGGCGCGAGCCGCACCTGGACCACGACAACGCCCGGGGGCCGGACTCTCACGGCCACCCTCGACGCCGAAGGGCGAGTCGTGCGATCGCAGCTCCCAGGGTTTCCCGCGACGGATCGCGTGTACGATGCACGCAGCCGGCTCGCCTCGGCGACCACGGGCACGCGCCGCACGACGTTCGCGTACGGCGCCGCGGGAGCCCTCGCGAGCGTGGAAGACACCCTCGGGCGGCGCGTAGGGATCGAGCGCGACGGGGCGCTCCGCGCGACAGCGTTCGTGCACACCGACGGGGCGAAGAGCGCCTACGCGTGGAGCGCGATGGACGACCTCACGTTGGTGACACCGCCTGGCAAGGGCGCGCACGCGCTGACGTACGGAAAGGACGGGCAGCTCGCCACCTACCTGGCCCCGGGCGCGAGCCCGATCGCGATGGGCTACGATGGAGATCGCGACCTCGCGAAGATCACCCACGAAGACGGGACGGCGACCGACATCGCGCGTGACAGCGCGGGCCGGCCGTCGCGGCTGGTGTACGCGGGCGGTGAGGTGTCGTTCGCGTACGACGCGACGAGTGGCCAGCTTCGCACGCTGACGAACAGCTCGGCGCAAGGCCCGCAGGGGCTCGCGTTCGGGTGGGACGGGGCGCTCCTGCGGGAGGTGACGGCGACCGGCGTCGCCCCGGGCGTGGTCTCCTTCACGTACGACACGATGTTGCGGAGGGCGACGGAGAGCGCCTCGGGCAACGCGGTATCGTATGGATACGACGCGGACGGCCTCTTGACGCGGGCGGGCACGACCTTCCTCACCCGAGAGCCCGCGAGCGCGCCCTCGCGAGCCTGA
- a CDS encoding RHS repeat-associated core domain-containing protein, producing the protein MGYDGDRDLAKITHEDGTATDIARDSAGRPSRLVYAGGEVSFAYDATSGQLRTLTNSSAQGPQGLAFGVDGALLREVTATGVAPGVVSFTYDTMLRRATESVSGNLVSYGYDADGLLTRAGTTFLTREPASGRLASLSVGLASASFGYTAHGELATYQARSAAGTVLDLAMAYDALGRLEEKRENGVTYRVTYDLRGRLSGVTRNGATTHAYTYDGNGNRTDSGITVDARDRVTSRAGATYTYTGKGERLTKTEGASLTRYGYDGRGHLTSAELPGGIRVDYDLDAYGRRITKRRNGTTENRFLYRNALQPAAEVDATGNVLTRYVYTRGELGPDVLERGGASYALLKDERGSVRFVVDVFTGVVAQALEYDPFGKVVADSNPGFQPFGFAGGMFDADTGLTHFGAREYDPETGAFTRRDPSGLEGGENQYAYAGGDPVNYADPDGNFIVPILVGAAVAGAEGGIQNYVDEGIAEAFDPGRTDFDCGAMRAAAKNGAAAGAAAGAVAGGVGAMAGGKFAPRGKAPDQVQPGTRNVKGHYNSPNRAAPEPYSAHYDDYGRQVGRTDYTSQPDPSTHTNPHHHLREYGPGFGPKGRETGPFPGPHPLDR; encoded by the coding sequence ATGGGCTACGATGGAGATCGCGACCTCGCGAAGATCACCCACGAAGACGGGACGGCGACCGACATCGCGCGTGACAGCGCGGGCCGGCCGTCGCGGCTGGTGTACGCGGGCGGTGAGGTGTCGTTCGCGTACGACGCGACGAGTGGCCAGCTTCGCACGCTGACGAACAGCTCGGCGCAAGGCCCGCAGGGGCTCGCGTTCGGGGTGGACGGGGCGCTCCTGCGGGAGGTGACGGCGACCGGTGTCGCCCCTGGCGTGGTCTCCTTCACGTACGACACGATGTTGCGGAGGGCGACGGAGAGCGTCTCGGGCAACCTGGTTTCGTATGGATACGACGCCGACGGCCTCCTGACGCGTGCGGGCACGACCTTCCTCACGCGAGAGCCCGCGAGCGGCCGCCTCGCGAGCCTGAGCGTGGGACTCGCGAGTGCGAGCTTCGGGTACACGGCGCACGGGGAGCTCGCCACGTACCAAGCGCGCAGCGCCGCGGGCACGGTGCTCGATCTCGCGATGGCCTACGACGCGCTGGGCCGCCTCGAAGAGAAGCGCGAGAACGGCGTGACGTACAGGGTTACCTACGATCTGCGCGGCCGCCTGTCGGGTGTGACGCGTAACGGGGCAACCACGCACGCGTACACGTACGACGGAAACGGAAACCGTACCGACAGCGGAATCACGGTAGACGCCCGCGATCGGGTGACGTCGAGAGCGGGTGCAACCTACACGTACACGGGGAAGGGCGAGCGGCTGACCAAGACCGAGGGCGCGAGTCTCACCCGCTACGGCTACGACGGGCGCGGACACCTCACCTCGGCGGAGCTGCCCGGCGGCATCCGCGTCGACTACGATCTGGACGCGTACGGGCGTCGCATCACGAAGCGACGAAACGGCACGACAGAGAATCGATTCCTGTACCGGAACGCGCTGCAACCCGCGGCGGAGGTGGACGCGACAGGCAACGTGCTCACGCGGTACGTGTACACCCGCGGCGAGCTGGGTCCCGATGTGCTCGAGCGCGGCGGCGCCAGCTACGCGCTCTTGAAGGACGAGCGCGGCAGCGTGCGCTTCGTGGTGGACGTGTTTACGGGCGTGGTCGCGCAGGCCCTCGAATACGATCCCTTCGGCAAGGTCGTCGCCGACAGCAACCCCGGTTTTCAGCCCTTTGGGTTCGCCGGCGGCATGTTCGACGCCGACACGGGCCTCACCCACTTCGGCGCCCGCGAGTACGATCCGGAGACAGGCGCGTTCACGCGGAGGGATCCGAGCGGCCTGGAGGGAGGCGAGAACCAATACGCGTACGCCGGAGGAGATCCGGTCAACTACGCGGATCCCGACGGGAACTTCATCGTCCCCATCCTGGTGGGCGCGGCGGTCGCCGGCGCCGAGGGAGGGATCCAGAACTACGTCGACGAAGGCATCGCGGAGGCCTTCGATCCCGGAAGAACCGACTTCGACTGCGGCGCCATGCGAGCCGCGGCGAAGAATGGCGCGGCAGCCGGAGCTGCGGCGGGCGCGGTCGCGGGTGGTGTGGGAGCCATGGCTGGGGGGAAATTCGCTCCGCGAGGGAAGGCGCCGGACCAGGTTCAGCCAGGCACGAGGAACGTCAAAGGACACTACAATTCGCCGAACCGCGCCGCCCCCGAGCCGTACTCCGCACACTATGACGACTACGGTCGACAAGTTGGACGGACGGACTACACAAGCCAGCCGGACCCGTCTACACACACGAATCCCCACCACCACCTCCGGGAATACGGCCCTGGCTTTGGACCGAAGGGAAGAGAAACAGGTCCGTTTCCCGGGCCCCACCCGCTCGATCGGTAA